From uncultured Roseateles sp., the proteins below share one genomic window:
- a CDS encoding LysR family transcriptional regulator, protein MIEQLKRMAVLAAVVQHRSFGAAARALGTSTSAVSQQIRALERDMGVTLLHRSTRSLQLTPAGERFHEGCAAMVEAARNAQAQLLHLRDAPEGELRIAATVGFARHVGPALAPLLAANPGLSLHMEVEDRHTDLLDARIDLAIRFGRLPDSGWVAQRLGQQQVAVYGAPAYLARRGAPTRPEDLATHDWLGIADSTQAPRPLSFLDASGRAAPVKLALRASSNNQLTVQQLCEAGLGLATLGSSDVAEARAAGRLIPLLSDWQLPELPIYALTPQRDTQPAKVRHSVEALRTYLAGVA, encoded by the coding sequence ATGATTGAGCAGTTGAAGCGCATGGCGGTGCTGGCCGCCGTGGTCCAGCACCGCAGCTTTGGCGCCGCCGCCCGGGCGCTGGGCACCAGCACCTCGGCGGTCAGCCAGCAGATCCGCGCGCTGGAGCGCGATATGGGCGTGACCCTGCTGCACCGCTCGACCCGCAGCCTGCAGCTGACACCGGCCGGCGAGCGCTTCCACGAGGGCTGCGCAGCCATGGTCGAGGCGGCGCGCAATGCCCAGGCGCAGCTGCTGCATCTGCGCGATGCGCCCGAGGGCGAGCTGCGCATCGCCGCCACCGTCGGCTTTGCCCGCCATGTCGGCCCGGCGCTGGCGCCGCTGCTGGCGGCCAACCCGGGCCTGAGCCTGCATATGGAGGTCGAAGACCGGCACACCGATCTGCTCGATGCCCGCATTGACCTGGCGATACGCTTCGGCCGCCTGCCCGACAGCGGCTGGGTCGCCCAGCGCCTGGGCCAGCAGCAGGTGGCCGTCTATGGCGCGCCGGCCTATCTGGCCCGCCGCGGCGCGCCGACCCGGCCCGAAGACCTGGCCACGCACGATTGGCTGGGCATAGCCGACAGCACCCAGGCGCCACGCCCGCTGAGCTTTCTCGATGCCAGCGGCCGGGCCGCCCCGGTCAAGCTGGCGCTGCGGGCCAGCAGCAACAACCAGCTGACCGTGCAGCAGCTGTGCGAGGCCGGCCTGGGCCTGGCGACACTGGGCAGCAGCGATGTGGCCGAGGCCCGCGCCGCCGGCCGGCTGATTCCGTTGCTGAGCGACTGGCAGTTGCCCGAGCTGCCGATCTACGCACTGACGCCCCAGCGCGACACCCAGCCTGCCAAGGTACGCCACAGTGTGGAAGCATTGCGCACTTATCTCGCCGGCGTGGCCTGA
- a CDS encoding NAD(P)-dependent oxidoreductase, whose translation MKIALIGPTGFVGTAVREELLARGHEVLALSRNPAKLAPQQGLTVVPADVQDAAQVAAAVQGADAVVSAYNPGWGVADIYTDFLKGTKAIFAGVKQAGVKRLLVVGGAGSLYASPGVQLVDTPQFPAEWKQGALAARDALNLLRDEGSLDWSFVSPAVHLEPGARTGVYRLGEDAPLMDANGPAHISVADLAVAIVDELEQNRHIRKRFTAAY comes from the coding sequence ATGAAGATCGCTTTGATTGGCCCCACCGGTTTTGTTGGCACGGCGGTGCGCGAGGAGTTGCTGGCCCGCGGCCACGAGGTGCTGGCCTTGTCGCGCAACCCGGCCAAGCTGGCGCCGCAGCAGGGCCTGACGGTGGTACCGGCCGATGTGCAGGACGCCGCCCAGGTGGCCGCGGCCGTGCAGGGTGCCGACGCCGTGGTCAGCGCCTACAACCCTGGCTGGGGCGTGGCCGACATCTACACCGACTTCCTGAAGGGCACGAAGGCGATCTTCGCCGGCGTCAAGCAGGCGGGCGTGAAGCGCCTGCTGGTCGTTGGCGGCGCGGGCAGCCTGTATGCCTCGCCCGGTGTGCAGCTGGTCGACACGCCCCAGTTCCCGGCCGAATGGAAGCAGGGCGCCCTGGCCGCGCGCGATGCGCTGAACCTGCTGCGCGACGAGGGCTCGCTGGACTGGAGCTTTGTGTCACCGGCCGTGCATCTGGAGCCCGGCGCGCGCACGGGCGTCTATCGCCTGGGCGAAGACGCCCCGTTGATGGATGCCAACGGCCCGGCGCACATCTCGGTGGCCGATCTGGCCGTGGCCATCGTCGATGAGCTGGAGCAGAACCGCCATATCCGCAAGCGCTTCACGGCGGCGTACTGA
- the rlmJ gene encoding 23S rRNA (adenine(2030)-N(6))-methyltransferase RlmJ: MLAYRHAFHAGNHADVLKHLVLGQVLRYMGEKDKPYTLIDTHAGAGGYSLEGRYAQKKGEYSLGVGKLFDRKDLPPGVAAYVQQVKDFNEDGQLRQYPGSPAIAKGLLRPDDRMRLFELHSTDFRIVESYMKDRPNTQVSDKDGFASLKGELPPPSRRAVVLMDPSYEIKSDYAKVLTAVREGLQKFAETVLIVWYPQIQLLEAAQLPQRLKATGDTMAKKGWLHVRLTVAQPDERGFGMLGSGLFIANPPFVLHDMLAAELPYLVDKLGQFDGANFVLEQRSI; this comes from the coding sequence ATGCTTGCTTACCGACACGCCTTTCACGCCGGCAACCACGCCGACGTACTCAAACACCTGGTGCTTGGCCAGGTGCTGCGCTATATGGGGGAAAAAGACAAACCCTATACCCTGATCGACACCCACGCGGGCGCCGGCGGCTATTCGCTGGAAGGCCGCTACGCCCAGAAAAAGGGCGAATACTCGCTGGGCGTGGGCAAATTGTTCGACCGCAAGGACCTGCCGCCCGGCGTGGCCGCCTATGTACAGCAGGTCAAGGACTTCAACGAAGACGGCCAGCTGCGCCAGTACCCGGGCTCGCCGGCCATCGCCAAGGGCCTGCTGCGGCCGGACGACCGCATGCGCCTGTTCGAGCTGCACTCGACCGATTTCCGCATCGTCGAGTCGTACATGAAGGACCGGCCCAACACCCAGGTCAGCGACAAGGACGGCTTCGCCTCGCTGAAGGGCGAGCTGCCGCCGCCGTCGCGCCGCGCCGTGGTGCTGATGGACCCGTCCTACGAGATCAAGAGCGACTACGCCAAGGTGCTGACCGCCGTGCGCGAGGGCCTGCAGAAGTTCGCCGAGACGGTGCTGATCGTCTGGTATCCGCAAATCCAGCTGCTGGAGGCAGCCCAGCTGCCGCAGCGCCTGAAGGCCACCGGCGACACCATGGCCAAGAAGGGCTGGCTCCATGTGCGCCTGACCGTCGCCCAGCCCGACGAACGCGGCTTCGGCATGCTGGGCTCGGGCCTGTTCATCGCCAACCCGCCCTTTGTGCTGCACGATATGCTGGCCGCCGAGCTGCCCTATCTGGTGGACAAGCTCGGCCAGTTCGATGGCGCCAACTTCGTGCTGGAGCAGCGCTCAATCTAG
- a CDS encoding alkene reductase, with protein MPSLFDPIRLGDVELSNRVVMAPLTRNRATHQLPNDLHVEYYRQRASAGLIISEGTQISPEGQGYLDTPGIHTPEQVAAWRKVTDAVHAEGGRIAVQLWHVGRISLKAFQPGGQAPVSSTAKPATTKTYATEGFVNVDAPRALRTDEIPGLIQSYVHAARCAMEAGFDAVEVHGANGYLIDQFLRDSVNDRTDAYGGSIENRARLLIEVMTAISAAIGAGRTGLRLSPVTPSNDVGQDSNPQALFNYVAEQLAPLKLAFLHVVEGATGGPRDVAPFDFEAMRRKFGGSWMVNNGYNREMAMDVVTKGLADTVAFGRAFISNPDLVQRLRENSELQESDRATYYGGGAEGYVDYPTLAQSTS; from the coding sequence ATGCCTTCCTTGTTCGACCCGATCCGCCTTGGCGATGTAGAACTGTCCAACCGCGTCGTGATGGCGCCGCTGACGCGCAACCGCGCCACCCACCAACTGCCTAACGACCTGCATGTCGAGTACTACCGCCAGCGCGCCAGCGCTGGCCTGATCATCAGCGAAGGCACGCAGATCAGCCCCGAGGGCCAGGGCTATCTGGACACCCCGGGCATACACACCCCTGAGCAGGTGGCGGCCTGGCGCAAGGTGACCGATGCCGTGCACGCCGAGGGCGGCCGCATCGCCGTGCAGCTGTGGCATGTGGGCCGCATCTCGCTGAAGGCCTTCCAGCCGGGCGGCCAGGCGCCGGTGTCGTCGACAGCGAAGCCGGCAACGACCAAGACCTATGCCACTGAAGGCTTCGTCAATGTCGATGCCCCGCGTGCGCTGCGCACCGATGAGATCCCGGGCCTGATCCAGTCCTATGTCCACGCCGCCCGCTGCGCGATGGAAGCCGGCTTTGATGCCGTCGAGGTCCATGGCGCCAACGGCTATCTGATCGACCAGTTCCTGCGCGACAGCGTCAATGACCGCACGGATGCCTATGGCGGTTCGATTGAAAACCGCGCCCGTCTGCTGATCGAGGTGATGACGGCCATCTCGGCGGCGATCGGCGCCGGCCGCACCGGTCTGCGCCTGAGCCCGGTCACGCCCAGCAACGATGTCGGCCAGGACAGCAACCCGCAGGCCCTGTTCAACTACGTCGCCGAGCAACTGGCGCCGCTGAAGCTGGCGTTTTTGCACGTCGTCGAAGGTGCCACCGGCGGCCCGCGCGACGTGGCGCCGTTCGACTTCGAGGCGATGCGCCGCAAGTTCGGCGGCTCCTGGATGGTCAACAACGGCTACAACCGCGAAATGGCGATGGACGTCGTCACCAAGGGGCTGGCCGATACGGTCGCCTTCGGCCGTGCCTTCATCAGCAACCCCGACCTGGTGCAGCGCCTGCGCGAGAACAGCGAGTTACAGGAATCGGACCGCGCCACCTACTACGGCGGCGGCGCCGAAGGCTATGTGGACTACCCGACCCTGGCCCAATCCACCAGCTGA
- a CDS encoding MOSC domain-containing protein — protein sequence MKLLHINVGRAQALQAQDQTVLSGIRKRPVDGPVEVRALGLEGDEQADLSVHGGLAKAVYAYPQEHYPFWQTVRAQARAAEPDAHLPPGSMGENLSLSGLLENQVWIGDVLRFPGCELAVSEPRFPCFKFNAVMGFNQAVKMMTQSGWCGFYLSVRSPGLLRPGEAFELIPGPREVGISELFRSRSKR from the coding sequence ATGAAACTGCTACACATCAATGTCGGCCGCGCTCAGGCGCTGCAAGCCCAAGATCAAACGGTGCTGTCCGGCATACGCAAGCGCCCGGTGGACGGGCCCGTCGAGGTGCGTGCACTGGGGCTGGAGGGCGACGAGCAGGCCGATCTGAGCGTGCATGGCGGCCTGGCCAAGGCGGTCTATGCCTATCCGCAGGAGCACTACCCGTTCTGGCAGACGGTGCGGGCCCAGGCCAGGGCGGCCGAGCCCGACGCCCACCTGCCGCCGGGCAGCATGGGCGAGAACCTCTCGCTGAGCGGCCTGCTGGAGAACCAGGTCTGGATCGGCGACGTGCTGCGCTTCCCCGGCTGCGAGCTGGCGGTCAGCGAACCGCGCTTTCCCTGCTTCAAGTTCAACGCGGTGATGGGCTTCAACCAGGCCGTCAAGATGATGACGCAGAGCGGCTGGTGCGGCTTCTACCTGAGCGTGCGCTCACCGGGCCTGCTGCGGCCCGGCGAGGCCTTCGAGCTGATACCTGGCCCACGCGAGGTCGGCATCAGCGAGCTGTTCCGCAGCCGCTCGAAGCGATAG